From the genome of Triplophysa rosa unplaced genomic scaffold, Trosa_1v2 scaffold272_ERROPOS173870+, whole genome shotgun sequence, one region includes:
- the LOC130550259 gene encoding uncharacterized protein LOC130550259, translating to MLQTLGPDGDVELRCGSHVARILSKLPTEMRANFRRQMFYGHGHTHTLRDLAEWLRYESLCQGYDNISDVHTQGSTGYRPEKRRSRPAATVLHRAEGRMPSQAGKQESHSSFNPTKRGNVKPYCPYCENNDHFLNKLPDVQKLTREEIREWIRVNKRCWKCGRGHQAAQCDHKKLCDVCHERHLRILHDANARPKVEPPKTESCLVSSGIEILYLDRPSFHSRVLLKVVRVLLRNRDKTLETYAVLDDGSERTMLLAEAADQLGLPKKPEDLALCTIRQEVQTLKGSSVSFSISSPSHSKRTFRITDAFTSQYLALADHTYPIACLKKKYRHLVNIPLEPF from the coding sequence ATGCTACAGACATTGGGTCCGGATGGTGATGTGGAGCTTAGATGTGGTTCTCATGTAGCTCGCATCCTCTCCAAGCTTCCGACCGAGATGAGAGCGAACTTCAGACGACAGATGTTCTACGGTCATGGGCATACTCACACTTTGCGTGACCTGGCAGAATGGCTCAGATATGAGTCTTTGTGTCAAGGCTACGACAACATCTCAGATGTCCATACCCAAGGGTCAACAGGCTACCGACCGGAGAAGCGACGCAGCCGACCTGCAGCTACAGTGCTTCACAGAGCTGAAGGCCGTATGCCGAGTCAGGCGGGAAAACAAGAGAGTCACAGCTCTTTCAATCCGACCAAAAGAGGCAATGTGAAACCGTACTGCCCTTATTGTGAGAACAACGACCACTTCCTTAATAAGTTGCCTGATGTTCAGAAACTCACCAGAGAGGAGATCAGAGAGTGGATAAGAGTGAACAAAAGATGCTGGAAATGTGGACGAGGACATCAAGCCGCACAATGTGACCACAAGAAGCTCTGCGATGTGTGCCACGAGAGGCACCTCAGGATCCTGCATGATGCCAATGCTCGCCCAAAGGTCGAACCGCCAAAGACAGAGAGTTGCCTAGTGAGCTCCGGAATAGAAATACTCTACTTGGACAGACCATCGTTTCATTCCCGTGTCCTACTGAAAGTCGTCAGGGTACTTCTGCGCAATAGAGACAAGACACTAGAAACGTACGCTGTCCTCGACGATGGTTCTGAGCGGACGATGCTCCTCGCCGAAGCTGCCGACCAACTGGGCCTGCCCAAGAAGCCCGAGGACCTAGCCCTCTGCACAATCCGACAGGAGGTTCAAACCCTGAAGGGATCATCTGTCTCGTTCAGCATATCCTCCCCCTCTCATTCCAAGAGGACCTTTCGAATAACAGACGCTTTTACTTCTCAGTACTTGGCTTTGGCAGATCACACCTACCCCATTGCCTGTCTTAAGAAGAAGTACAGGCATCTGGTCAACATTCCTCTTGAGCCCTTTTAG